From Spirosoma aerolatum, one genomic window encodes:
- a CDS encoding 1-deoxy-D-xylulose-5-phosphate reductoisomerase yields MTEIKKRHIAILGSTGSIGTQAVEVIKAHPDQFQVEVLTTNNNAHLLIEQAIELQPNVVVICNEDRYDQVFSALDPLGIKVYAGAKAIASVVEMDAIDMVLTAMVGYAGLLPTIKAIEAGKSIALANKETLVVAGELITRLAAQKGVNIYPVDSEHSAIFQCLVGEFHNPIEKIILTASGGPFRGKTREFLSTVTKAQALKHPNWAMGAKITIDSATLMNKGLEVIEAKWLFGLRSDQIEVVVHPQSIIHSLVQFEDGSLKAQMGLPDMRLPIQFALGYPNRIKSDFPRFNFMDYPSLTFEQPDRTTFRNLQLAFDALDKGGNAPCIINAANEIAVDAFLNDQIGFLEISEIIENCLIKSSFVQSPTYDDYVRTDDETRRLATERIKSLV; encoded by the coding sequence ATTGCCATTCTGGGCTCGACTGGTTCGATCGGTACGCAGGCTGTAGAGGTAATAAAGGCACATCCTGACCAGTTTCAGGTGGAAGTGCTAACCACCAATAACAATGCCCATCTGCTGATTGAACAGGCCATTGAACTACAACCGAACGTCGTCGTTATTTGCAACGAAGATCGTTACGATCAAGTGTTTTCGGCACTCGATCCGCTGGGCATCAAGGTATATGCGGGGGCTAAAGCCATTGCTTCGGTAGTTGAGATGGATGCCATCGACATGGTGTTGACGGCTATGGTTGGCTATGCGGGTCTGTTGCCAACGATCAAAGCCATTGAAGCCGGAAAGTCGATCGCTCTGGCCAATAAAGAGACGCTCGTGGTAGCGGGTGAACTCATTACGCGGCTGGCAGCTCAGAAAGGTGTCAATATATACCCCGTCGATTCGGAGCATTCGGCCATATTTCAATGTCTGGTGGGTGAGTTTCACAACCCCATCGAGAAAATTATCCTGACAGCCTCGGGAGGTCCGTTTCGGGGAAAAACGCGGGAGTTTTTATCGACGGTAACGAAGGCGCAGGCCCTTAAACACCCAAACTGGGCAATGGGAGCCAAGATAACCATCGATTCGGCCACGTTAATGAACAAAGGGCTGGAGGTGATCGAGGCCAAGTGGCTGTTTGGCCTCCGATCCGATCAGATTGAGGTGGTCGTGCATCCGCAGAGTATTATTCACTCGTTGGTTCAGTTCGAAGACGGGAGTCTGAAGGCGCAGATGGGATTGCCCGATATGCGTTTGCCGATTCAGTTTGCGCTGGGTTATCCGAACCGGATCAAGTCCGATTTTCCGCGTTTCAATTTTATGGATTACCCTTCCTTAACATTCGAGCAGCCCGACCGTACGACCTTCCGAAACCTGCAACTAGCTTTCGACGCGCTCGATAAAGGGGGCAATGCACCCTGCATTATCAATGCGGCCAATGAGATAGCGGTTGACGCATTTTTAAATGATCAAATTGGCTTCCTGGAGATTTCGGAAATTATTGAAAATTGCCTGATCAAATCTTCATTTGTGCAAAGCCCAACCTACGATGACTACGTCCGGACGGATGATGAGACGCGCCGGTTGGCTACCGAACGAATTAAAAGTTTGGTTTAG